From the genome of Thermococcus chitonophagus, one region includes:
- a CDS encoding radical SAM protein, which produces MGAREALPKYFAILEGEDIPNFLLARKVKVSFDDNADLQELWEVHDEGMDRLRENDLSENPRKNLLDLKAKIADRILESCHLCEIRCGINRKESTGYCRVKESLVASDFLHYGEEPELVPSYTVFFSGCNFRCVFCQNWDISQFRVGLEIIPEYMALKIERAYRFGAKNVNFVGGEPTPNLPFILETLRHVRVPIPVIWNSNMYMSVEAMKLLDGVVDVYLGDFKYGNDECARKYSKVPRYWEVVTRNFLLAKDHFRAEFLIRHLVMPNHLECCTKPILTWIAENLGRDVRVNVMFQYRPEYRAQEYREIARMLTLEEMEEAERIVREVGLKNALVG; this is translated from the coding sequence ATGGGAGCGAGGGAGGCACTACCAAAGTACTTCGCTATCCTTGAAGGTGAAGACATCCCTAACTTCCTCTTGGCGAGAAAAGTTAAGGTTAGCTTTGACGACAATGCTGATCTTCAAGAGCTTTGGGAGGTTCATGATGAGGGCATGGACAGGCTGAGGGAGAACGATTTAAGCGAGAACCCCAGGAAAAATTTACTCGATTTAAAGGCTAAAATAGCCGATAGAATACTTGAGAGCTGTCACCTCTGTGAGATAAGGTGTGGGATAAACAGAAAAGAGAGCACTGGTTACTGCAGGGTTAAGGAGAGCTTGGTTGCGAGTGATTTCCTACACTATGGAGAGGAGCCCGAGTTAGTTCCATCATACACTGTTTTCTTCTCAGGATGCAACTTCCGTTGCGTCTTCTGTCAGAACTGGGATATAAGCCAGTTTAGGGTTGGCCTCGAAATAATCCCAGAGTACATGGCCTTAAAGATCGAGAGGGCTTATAGGTTTGGTGCAAAGAACGTGAACTTCGTGGGTGGAGAGCCCACCCCTAACCTTCCCTTCATCCTTGAGACGTTAAGGCACGTCAGGGTTCCAATTCCCGTTATTTGGAACTCAAACATGTACATGAGCGTTGAGGCGATGAAGCTCCTTGACGGGGTTGTTGATGTATATCTAGGAGACTTCAAGTACGGGAACGATGAATGTGCAAGAAAATACTCAAAGGTTCCAAGGTACTGGGAAGTAGTTACAAGGAACTTCCTTCTAGCTAAGGATCACTTTAGGGCGGAGTTCCTAATAAGGCACCTTGTAATGCCAAATCATTTAGAGTGTTGCACCAAGCCCATACTAACGTGGATTGCGGAGAACCTTGGCAGAGATGTCAGGGTAAACGTTATGTTCCAGTATAGGCCAGAGTACAGAGCCCAAGAATATAGGGAGATTGCAAGGATGCTGACACTTGAAGAGATGGAAGAGGCCGAGAGGATAGTAAGAGAAGTAGGACTGAAAAATGCACTTGTCGGATAG
- a CDS encoding DUF192 domain-containing protein: MLINETKELVWGGEVKFADTFIKRFLGLMFRKPRYALIFVLPTETRINASIHGFFMREAIDVIFLDSKRKVVDFTILRPWRLYTPKRPAKYIIEGPKGMLQTLRVEVGDVIKW, translated from the coding sequence ATGCTAATTAATGAAACCAAAGAACTCGTATGGGGAGGCGAGGTTAAATTTGCGGACACTTTCATTAAAAGGTTCCTGGGGCTAATGTTTCGAAAGCCAAGATACGCTCTCATATTCGTACTACCCACGGAAACCAGAATTAACGCCTCAATTCATGGCTTTTTCATGAGAGAAGCTATAGATGTTATCTTCCTGGATTCAAAGAGGAAAGTAGTTGATTTTACTATATTAAGGCCTTGGCGCTTGTACACCCCTAAAAGGCCCGCGAAATACATCATTGAAGGGCCAAAGGGTATGCTCCAAACCCTTAGAGTTGAAGTTGGCGATGTAATTAAATGGTAA
- a CDS encoding ATP-dependent helicase, translating into MGEIRWATKEYTDEEIYSILDPVVREWFRRKFKSFTPPQRYAIVEIHKGENVLISSPTGSGKTLSAFLAIISELISLGRKGELEDKIYCVYVSPLRALNNDIRRNLEEPLAEIKKMAQELGEEIPEIKVAVRTSDTTSYEKSKMVKKPPHILITTPESLAIALNAPKFRERLKDTRWVIVDEVHALAENKRGSHLALTLERLRELTGEDFVRIGLSATIHPLEEVGKFVFGFENGKPRPGLIVDVSFAKRTKITVESVVEDLVYTPADVLSQALYRRIGELVKNRKTTLIFTNTRSGTERVVYHLKKMFPEWADKIEAHHSSLSREVRLEVEERLKRGELKIIVSSTSLELGIDIGSIDLVILIGSPKSVNRALQRIGRAGHRLHEVSEGVILALDRDDLVEVTVLAHNARNRKLDRIRIPKNPLDVLVQHVLGMALERVWDVNEAYNVVRRAYPFKDLPFEDFMNVLKYLAGEYAGLEEKKVYAKIWLEDRKFGKRGKMTRAIYYMNTGTIPDEAKIDVFTVDKRYIGTVEEEFAEHLMPGDIFVLAGRTYEFVKSRGNRIYVISREGAKPTIPSWFSEMLPLSFDLALDIQQFRREVKSLLGNKRARSFLMKKYGIDKITAKAILSYFREQAKYSIIPDDETVLVEVVRDERVVKYFFHTLIGRRANDALSRAFAYIISRKKKCNVGVAITDNGFMLKVPEDKALTQGELVELFKLENLRETLKRALDNTELLKRRFRHVANRGLLVLRRYMGRERSLSRQQMNAQTLLNFLKKNYPDFPLLKEVYREIMEDKMDVESAELFLSWIKEGKIKVIVKEHEYPSPFAFNLEVVGASDVVLMEDRRELIRQLHQKIMAIISSKSTGG; encoded by the coding sequence ATGGGAGAGATAAGGTGGGCTACCAAGGAGTACACTGATGAAGAGATATATTCAATCCTCGATCCCGTGGTTAGAGAGTGGTTTAGGAGGAAGTTTAAATCGTTCACCCCACCCCAGAGGTATGCTATAGTTGAGATACATAAAGGAGAGAACGTTCTAATTTCATCGCCCACCGGTTCAGGTAAAACACTCTCTGCATTTCTGGCTATAATAAGCGAGCTTATATCCTTGGGAAGAAAGGGAGAGCTCGAGGACAAGATATACTGCGTGTATGTTTCTCCCCTAAGAGCTCTAAACAACGACATAAGGAGGAATCTTGAGGAGCCTCTAGCTGAGATCAAGAAAATGGCCCAAGAGCTTGGAGAAGAGATACCGGAGATTAAGGTGGCTGTGAGAACTAGCGACACTACAAGCTACGAGAAGAGCAAGATGGTCAAAAAGCCCCCACACATACTCATTACTACCCCCGAAAGCTTGGCTATAGCGTTGAATGCTCCGAAGTTCAGAGAAAGGCTCAAAGATACGAGGTGGGTTATAGTTGACGAAGTTCATGCTTTGGCGGAGAACAAGAGGGGTTCCCACTTAGCCCTAACACTAGAAAGGCTTAGGGAGCTAACAGGAGAGGATTTCGTGAGGATAGGCCTGAGCGCCACCATACATCCCTTAGAGGAAGTCGGGAAGTTTGTGTTCGGCTTTGAAAATGGGAAGCCGAGGCCGGGATTGATTGTAGACGTCAGCTTCGCAAAGAGAACAAAGATAACTGTGGAGAGCGTGGTTGAGGATCTCGTATACACTCCAGCAGATGTACTTAGCCAGGCCCTCTACAGAAGGATAGGGGAGCTCGTCAAGAACAGGAAAACTACCTTAATTTTTACGAACACGAGGAGCGGAACCGAGAGGGTTGTTTACCATTTAAAGAAGATGTTTCCCGAATGGGCAGATAAAATAGAGGCTCATCATTCCTCCCTATCTAGAGAGGTTAGACTAGAGGTCGAGGAAAGGTTAAAGCGGGGAGAACTTAAAATTATCGTAAGCTCAACGAGCCTCGAGCTCGGGATTGACATAGGGAGCATTGACCTCGTAATCCTAATTGGGTCTCCCAAGAGCGTTAACAGAGCCCTCCAGAGGATAGGAAGGGCTGGGCATAGACTTCACGAGGTAAGTGAGGGGGTTATCTTAGCGCTCGACAGGGACGACTTAGTTGAGGTCACTGTTTTGGCTCATAACGCAAGGAACAGGAAACTTGACAGAATTAGGATACCAAAGAACCCCTTAGATGTTTTAGTTCAGCATGTCCTGGGGATGGCCCTAGAGAGAGTTTGGGATGTTAACGAGGCTTATAACGTGGTGAGAAGGGCATATCCTTTCAAAGATTTACCTTTTGAGGACTTCATGAACGTTCTTAAGTATTTAGCTGGAGAGTACGCCGGCTTAGAGGAGAAGAAGGTCTACGCAAAGATATGGCTTGAGGATAGGAAGTTCGGAAAGAGAGGAAAGATGACGAGGGCAATTTACTACATGAACACAGGGACAATTCCTGACGAAGCGAAAATAGACGTCTTCACGGTAGATAAGAGGTACATAGGAACCGTCGAGGAAGAGTTTGCGGAGCACCTGATGCCAGGAGACATCTTCGTCTTAGCAGGAAGAACATACGAGTTCGTTAAGAGCAGGGGTAACAGGATATACGTCATATCTAGGGAAGGTGCGAAACCAACGATACCCTCATGGTTCTCGGAAATGCTACCTCTAAGTTTTGATCTAGCCTTGGATATACAGCAGTTTAGGAGGGAGGTAAAGTCCTTACTGGGCAATAAGAGAGCAAGATCATTCCTCATGAAGAAATATGGTATCGACAAGATCACGGCAAAGGCAATACTCTCCTACTTCAGGGAGCAGGCCAAGTACTCAATAATCCCGGACGATGAAACAGTTTTGGTAGAGGTAGTTAGGGATGAAAGAGTGGTCAAGTACTTCTTCCACACCCTCATCGGTAGGAGGGCAAATGATGCCCTAAGCAGGGCCTTTGCCTACATCATAAGCCGGAAGAAAAAGTGTAATGTCGGAGTTGCGATAACGGATAACGGCTTCATGCTCAAAGTTCCCGAGGATAAAGCCCTAACCCAGGGAGAACTTGTCGAATTATTTAAGCTGGAGAACCTTAGGGAAACCCTAAAGAGAGCCTTGGACAATACAGAACTGTTAAAGAGGAGATTTAGGCACGTAGCGAACAGAGGATTACTAGTTCTAAGGAGGTACATGGGAAGGGAGAGGAGCCTAAGTAGACAACAAATGAACGCCCAAACCCTTCTAAACTTCCTCAAGAAGAATTATCCAGACTTTCCGCTGCTTAAAGAGGTGTACAGAGAAATAATGGAGGATAAGATGGACGTTGAGAGTGCCGAACTGTTCTTGAGCTGGATAAAGGAGGGCAAGATAAAGGTCATCGTTAAGGAGCACGAGTATCCAAGCCCATTCGCGTTCAACTTAGAGGTAGTTGGGGCTAGTGATGTGGTTTTAATGGAAGACAGGAGAGAATTAATTAGACAACTGCACCAGAAGATAATGGCAATAATTAGTAGCAAGAGCACTGGGGGCTAA
- a CDS encoding CoA-binding protein: MVRIMPVDRLSDDDIREILTKYKKIALVGASPKPERDANEVMRYLLEHGYEVYPVNPKYEEVLGRKCYPSVLDIPDKVEIVDLFIRPELTMEYVEQAIKKGAKVVWFQFNTYNREAFKRAKEAGLIAVAHRCIRREHERLLG, encoded by the coding sequence ATGGTTAGGATAATGCCTGTTGACAGGTTAAGCGACGATGACATCCGAGAGATACTTACGAAGTACAAGAAGATAGCGCTTGTCGGAGCCTCACCAAAACCTGAAAGGGACGCCAATGAAGTCATGAGGTACCTGCTCGAGCATGGTTATGAGGTTTATCCCGTTAATCCGAAGTACGAGGAAGTTTTAGGTAGGAAATGCTACCCTTCAGTTCTTGATATCCCCGATAAAGTTGAAATAGTAGACCTGTTCATAAGGCCAGAGCTTACAATGGAGTATGTGGAACAGGCGATAAAGAAAGGGGCAAAAGTAGTGTGGTTCCAGTTCAACACGTACAATAGGGAAGCTTTCAAAAGGGCCAAGGAAGCTGGTCTAATTGCCGTTGCTCACAGATGCATAAGGAGGGAGCATGAGAGGTTGTTGGGTTAA